The following are encoded together in the Thermococcus sp. EP1 genome:
- the trmB gene encoding HTH-type sugar-sensing transcriptional regulator TrmB produces MEIHPEILHALSEIGFTKYEILTYWTLLVHGPSTAKEISSKSGIPYNRVYDTISSLKIRGFVTEIEGTPKVYAAYSPRIAFFRFKKELESIMEKLESELKKFKREEQRPAIWRSQSFEEALEMFRETLKSAKNEVIVVTPSEFFEDIQEELLKTLEKGVTVSLYIDRIPNLLEFEGAGNLFVRQFYKLNHLIGMADGKEVVNIQNVSFRPSFPPSFKATYPEVIFSQYSLIIEIFKESSLEREYIANPQDIRFFAMFHASDFVKRHIESTPIIAEIIGRNVKTGEIENIYGNVVGYTLSFRKAVSNIHLETEKGIVKVGGIFAVIEDYESTDIKFMIG; encoded by the coding sequence ATGGAGATACATCCTGAAATCTTACACGCGCTGAGTGAAATTGGATTTACGAAATATGAAATCCTAACTTATTGGACACTCCTTGTTCATGGCCCAAGTACTGCGAAGGAGATATCTTCCAAAAGTGGAATTCCTTACAATAGAGTTTATGACACTATTTCATCTCTTAAAATTAGAGGCTTCGTAACTGAAATCGAAGGAACTCCTAAAGTTTATGCGGCATATTCCCCAAGAATAGCCTTTTTTAGGTTCAAAAAAGAGCTTGAGAGTATAATGGAGAAACTGGAAAGTGAGCTTAAAAAGTTCAAACGTGAGGAACAGAGACCAGCAATATGGAGGAGTCAGAGCTTTGAAGAAGCCCTTGAGATGTTCAGAGAAACCCTCAAATCAGCAAAAAATGAAGTTATAGTAGTGACTCCTAGTGAGTTTTTTGAAGATATACAAGAGGAGCTATTAAAAACCCTTGAAAAAGGAGTAACAGTTTCCCTTTATATTGATAGAATACCTAATCTCCTGGAATTTGAAGGAGCGGGAAACCTCTTTGTTCGACAGTTTTATAAATTAAACCATTTGATTGGCATGGCTGATGGCAAAGAGGTGGTTAATATTCAAAATGTGAGTTTTAGACCGAGTTTTCCGCCAAGCTTTAAAGCTACCTATCCAGAGGTAATATTCTCCCAGTATAGCCTCATAATTGAAATTTTCAAGGAATCTTCATTAGAGAGGGAATACATAGCTAATCCACAGGATATCAGATTCTTTGCAATGTTTCATGCTTCAGACTTCGTTAAGAGACATATAGAGTCTACCCCTATAATAGCAGAGATTATCGGCAGAAACGTAAAAACTGGTGAAATAGAGAACATCTATGGAAATGTTGTAGGGTATACCCTCTCTTTTAGAAAAGCTGTTAGTAATATTCATTTAGAGACGGAAAAGGGTATAGTAAAAGTAGGAGGCATCTTTGCTGTCATTGAAGATTATGAAAGCACGGACATAAAATTTATGATAGGGTGA
- a CDS encoding carbohydrate kinase: MIISIGEVLIDFIAKEEGKLKNIKEFERHPGGAPANVSVGLSRLGVESALVSKVGDDPFGEFLIESLNKEGVETKYIVKDPEKHTGVVFVQLIGAKPEFILYDGVAYFNMKPRDIKVDIEKAELIHFGSVLFAREPSRSTIFRVLKKSKGKVPISYDVNIRLDLWREREEEMVKDIERGLKLANIVKIGDAELEYLQKNGIEINDFNFALVAITKGARGCTILHSDLKVDIPSYEIQPLDTTGAGDAFMAALLASLKYMNKLYTLEFSREELREAGRFANFVAALSTTTMGAWSVPTLEKIKRYEKFHFLP; encoded by the coding sequence ATGATAATCTCGATAGGAGAAGTTTTAATAGACTTCATTGCAAAGGAAGAGGGAAAGCTAAAGAACATAAAAGAATTCGAAAGACATCCAGGAGGAGCACCAGCCAATGTTAGTGTTGGATTGAGCAGGTTGGGAGTAGAAAGTGCATTGGTAAGTAAAGTAGGAGATGACCCCTTTGGAGAATTTCTCATCGAATCTCTCAACAAGGAAGGAGTAGAAACCAAATATATAGTAAAAGATCCAGAAAAACATACTGGAGTAGTTTTCGTTCAACTCATAGGGGCAAAACCGGAATTTATACTTTACGATGGAGTGGCTTATTTTAACATGAAACCTCGAGATATAAAAGTGGATATCGAAAAAGCAGAGCTCATTCATTTTGGGAGTGTACTCTTTGCAAGAGAACCAAGTAGATCCACTATATTTAGAGTGCTCAAGAAATCTAAAGGAAAAGTTCCTATCAGTTACGATGTTAATATAAGACTTGACCTTTGGAGGGAAAGAGAAGAAGAAATGGTCAAAGATATCGAAAGAGGTCTTAAACTTGCTAATATAGTCAAAATAGGAGACGCCGAATTAGAATATCTCCAAAAAAATGGAATCGAGATAAATGATTTCAACTTTGCTCTCGTGGCAATAACAAAAGGTGCCAGAGGTTGCACCATTTTACACAGCGATCTTAAAGTTGATATCCCCTCCTATGAAATTCAACCTCTCGATACTACCGGTGCGGGGGATGCCTTTATGGCAGCTCTTTTGGCCAGTTTAAAATATATGAACAAGCTATATACTTTAGAGTTCTCAAGAGAAGAGCTGAGAGAAGCTGGACGTTTTGCTAATTTTGTGGCAGCACTTTCCACGACAACAATGGGGGCATGGAGTGTACCCACATTAGAGAAAATCAAGCGTTATGAGAAGTTTCATTTTCTTCCATGA
- the rpsB gene encoding 30S ribosomal protein S2 → MEEYLVPLDQYLAAGVHIGTQQKTKDMKRFIYRVRQDGLYVLDVRKTDERLRAAGKFLAKFDPDRILAVSVRLYGQKPVKKFGEITGARSIPGRFLPGTMTNPLVKNFFEPDVLVVTDPRADHQAMKEAIDVGIPIVALVDTENLLSYVDLAIPTNNKGRKALALIYWVLAREVLFNRGDITSREDFKVPVEEFEMRIGGG, encoded by the coding sequence ATGGAGGAATATTTAGTTCCACTTGATCAATATCTAGCTGCAGGTGTTCACATTGGAACACAGCAGAAGACAAAAGATATGAAGCGCTTTATATACAGAGTCAGACAAGATGGTCTTTATGTGCTTGATGTCAGAAAAACAGATGAAAGACTTAGGGCAGCAGGTAAGTTCCTTGCAAAGTTTGATCCTGATAGAATATTGGCAGTAAGTGTTAGGCTGTATGGTCAGAAGCCAGTTAAAAAGTTTGGAGAAATTACAGGAGCAAGATCAATACCTGGAAGGTTCCTCCCAGGAACGATGACAAACCCATTAGTCAAGAATTTCTTTGAGCCAGATGTTCTTGTAGTTACAGATCCAAGGGCAGATCACCAAGCTATGAAAGAGGCAATTGACGTTGGAATCCCAATAGTCGCTCTTGTAGACACTGAGAACTTGTTAAGTTATGTTGACCTAGCAATACCAACAAACAATAAAGGAAGAAAAGCATTAGCTCTTATTTACTGGGTGTTGGCTAGAGAAGTTCTCTTTAACAGAGGCGACATAACAAGCAGAGAAGACTTCAAAGTTCCAGTAGAAGAGTTTGAAATGAGAATTGGTGGCGGTTAA
- a CDS encoding carbohydrate ABC transporter permease, with product MKRPRSLASLFFLLPALILMVPFVIYPVFKTIYLSFFFGDEFVGLENYKNVLLSSDIVNLERFPTKSPPWGALVHNVVWIAIHLPVTVFLGLGIALLLRKKEVKGSSVIKSIIFLGMVIPMIVGGLIIRFLFEEGAGVVPAIFNALGIERLAITWTAYPETALFAAILGSIWIWTGFSMLMYSAGLASIPRDYYEAALIDGASRFQIFKNVTWPLLKPITIVVVAMTLLWDLKIFDIVYVATGGGPGGASMVLALQMWDYFARALNYNYAAVVAVLLTMLTIIPALWLIRRRG from the coding sequence ATGAAAAGGCCTAGGTCTTTAGCTTCTCTCTTTTTTCTTTTACCAGCTTTGATTTTAATGGTTCCATTCGTGATATATCCCGTATTTAAGACTATATACCTTAGCTTCTTTTTTGGTGATGAATTCGTAGGGTTAGAAAATTATAAAAACGTGCTTTTAAGTTCTGATATTGTAAATCTTGAAAGATTTCCTACAAAGTCTCCCCCTTGGGGAGCTCTTGTGCATAATGTGGTGTGGATAGCGATTCATCTTCCAGTCACTGTATTTTTGGGATTAGGAATTGCTCTCTTATTAAGAAAGAAGGAGGTTAAAGGGAGTTCCGTAATCAAATCAATAATTTTTTTGGGAATGGTAATTCCTATGATTGTTGGAGGTTTGATCATCCGCTTTCTTTTTGAAGAAGGGGCAGGAGTTGTACCAGCCATATTTAATGCATTGGGAATTGAAAGATTGGCGATCACTTGGACAGCGTATCCAGAGACTGCATTGTTTGCAGCTATTTTGGGGTCAATCTGGATATGGACAGGTTTTAGCATGCTAATGTACTCAGCAGGATTAGCTTCAATACCTAGGGATTATTACGAAGCGGCCTTAATAGATGGTGCTAGTAGGTTTCAGATCTTTAAAAATGTGACATGGCCTTTGTTAAAGCCAATAACAATAGTAGTAGTAGCAATGACCCTCTTGTGGGATCTCAAGATATTTGATATCGTTTATGTGGCCACGGGAGGAGGACCAGGTGGAGCTTCAATGGTTCTTGCACTCCAAATGTGGGATTACTTTGCAAGAGCTCTCAACTACAACTATGCAGCAGTAGTGGCAGTGTTATTGACCATGCTAACTATCATACCTGCCCTATGGCTAATTAGGAGGAGGGGGTAA
- a CDS encoding DUF998 domain-containing protein yields MTKWLKILGLLLPIFTFGGLGIVIYLNPWFSVTENALSDMGSIYNPISYVFNSLMILVGSLGLLFGIETARRKLTTPLFLIGMLCLIFVGVFPEEYSPHSLFAVAFYLFIFADILYGGLKMIKRGMKSGFLWVLGSVTVFFVMLYLTEVFKGLAIPELLGAFFINAWIIFLALNIEK; encoded by the coding sequence ATGACCAAGTGGCTGAAAATCTTGGGTCTTCTACTTCCAATTTTTACGTTTGGTGGTCTTGGAATAGTGATCTATCTAAATCCTTGGTTTTCTGTTACTGAGAATGCTCTAAGCGATATGGGCTCTATTTATAATCCAATATCTTATGTATTTAACTCTTTAATGATTCTCGTTGGTTCTCTTGGACTTTTATTTGGAATTGAAACTGCTAGGAGAAAGTTAACTACTCCTCTGTTTCTGATTGGAATGTTATGTTTAATATTTGTGGGGGTTTTCCCCGAAGAGTATAGCCCACACTCTCTTTTTGCAGTCGCATTTTACTTGTTTATTTTTGCGGATATTCTTTATGGTGGTCTAAAAATGATTAAGAGAGGTATGAAATCTGGATTTCTATGGGTTCTTGGGAGTGTAACAGTATTCTTTGTTATGTTGTATCTTACCGAAGTATTCAAAGGGCTTGCAATTCCAGAACTTCTGGGAGCATTTTTTATAAATGCATGGATAATATTCTTGGCTTTAAATATTGAGAAATAA
- a CDS encoding ABC transporter substrate-binding protein: MSVKKIWFSFLLIGLLAVAVVASGCIGGETTTTTTTTTQIQEQITLKVIGPWSGAEFDAFKEVIKAFEAEHPNIKIEYKTYRAEDLSTILPLQFESGDTPADIIFMWGWFIADMAKKGHVMELNEVINPNEYVPGILDTTTVDGKIYGAPFTAAAKPGFWYRKSFFEKHGLKPPETWDEFVALLEQIKQIPGIKAPIVSGDSVGWPISDVTEHFILTFGGAELQQKLINGEVKWQDPQVRSIFEERLVPLLNAGYFSDPIEWTSAVDLWWKGDYALYFMGTWLTGMVEDPTDLGLISLPGVKAMVLAPDYFMVPKYTTHPTEALELAKFLATEGQRIHVGTSSGKLATWKEVTMDDYWEPMKDVAKVVANVESAPDLDDSVGGEWQKTFWDQLKLLWVQPDRLNDVLKTLDEKFPKE; encoded by the coding sequence ATGAGTGTTAAGAAAATATGGTTTAGTTTTTTGTTGATAGGACTCTTGGCAGTGGCAGTTGTAGCAAGTGGATGTATTGGTGGAGAGACCACAACTACTACAACAACTACAACCCAAATCCAAGAGCAAATTACCCTGAAAGTGATAGGGCCTTGGTCTGGGGCCGAGTTTGATGCGTTCAAAGAAGTTATTAAGGCCTTTGAAGCTGAGCATCCAAACATAAAAATTGAGTATAAGACTTATAGAGCTGAAGACCTTTCAACAATTCTACCCTTGCAATTTGAGTCAGGAGACACTCCTGCGGACATAATCTTCATGTGGGGATGGTTCATTGCAGACATGGCTAAAAAAGGCCATGTAATGGAACTTAATGAAGTCATTAATCCAAACGAATATGTTCCTGGGATTTTAGACACAACCACAGTTGATGGAAAGATTTATGGGGCACCATTCACAGCAGCAGCCAAGCCCGGTTTCTGGTATAGAAAATCCTTCTTTGAAAAACATGGATTAAAACCGCCCGAGACATGGGATGAATTTGTGGCATTGCTTGAACAAATAAAACAGATACCTGGGATAAAGGCACCAATAGTTAGTGGAGACAGTGTTGGGTGGCCCATTTCTGATGTAACTGAACACTTTATCCTGACTTTTGGAGGGGCAGAACTTCAACAAAAGCTCATAAATGGTGAAGTTAAGTGGCAAGACCCACAAGTAAGAAGCATATTTGAGGAGAGACTCGTTCCACTGTTGAATGCTGGTTATTTCAGCGACCCAATAGAGTGGACATCCGCTGTAGATCTCTGGTGGAAGGGAGATTATGCACTCTACTTTATGGGAACTTGGCTAACTGGAATGGTAGAAGATCCAACAGACTTGGGTCTTATATCGTTACCTGGTGTTAAGGCTATGGTGCTTGCACCGGATTACTTCATGGTACCAAAGTACACAACCCATCCGACTGAGGCATTAGAACTTGCTAAGTTCCTAGCCACAGAAGGACAAAGGATCCACGTTGGAACCAGCTCTGGAAAGCTTGCAACATGGAAAGAAGTTACAATGGATGATTACTGGGAACCAATGAAAGACGTTGCTAAAGTTGTTGCCAACGTTGAGTCAGCACCGGATTTGGATGATAGCGTTGGAGGAGAATGGCAAAAAACATTCTGGGACCAACTAAAACTTCTATGGGTACAACCAGATAGATTGAATGATGTTCTAAAGACACTTGATGAAAAGTTCCCAAAAGAATGA
- a CDS encoding nitroreductase family protein produces MELKEAISKRVSIRYYDNREVEEEKIKALIEAAIRAPTASGLENWLFVIYKSEQARKRIHEIMFESHIEYYQARGLPEEKLEKLKSKILENGMYRAPVYIGVFIEKGIGVLKDSKYTQLEFMWAIESAAGAIENLMLKAVELGLGTCYIGVTSLDKYQKELREMAGLEDNWYLVGVIPVGYPTEKIIPRARRKSLDTIMRVV; encoded by the coding sequence ATGGAACTAAAAGAGGCGATATCCAAAAGAGTGTCTATAAGGTATTATGATAATAGAGAGGTTGAAGAGGAAAAGATAAAAGCCCTTATAGAGGCAGCAATAAGAGCTCCAACGGCAAGTGGTTTGGAAAACTGGCTCTTTGTGATTTATAAAAGTGAGCAAGCAAGAAAAAGAATTCATGAGATAATGTTTGAATCTCACATTGAATATTATCAAGCGCGAGGATTACCAGAGGAAAAACTTGAGAAGCTAAAGTCAAAGATACTTGAAAACGGGATGTATAGGGCCCCTGTGTATATTGGTGTTTTCATTGAGAAGGGAATAGGGGTTTTGAAAGATAGTAAATATACTCAGTTGGAATTTATGTGGGCTATAGAGAGTGCTGCGGGAGCAATAGAGAATCTTATGCTCAAAGCTGTTGAGCTGGGCCTTGGAACATGTTACATTGGAGTAACAAGTCTTGATAAGTATCAAAAGGAACTTAGGGAGATGGCAGGCTTAGAAGATAACTGGTATCTTGTTGGGGTAATCCCTGTTGGTTATCCTACTGAGAAGATTATCCCAAGGGCAAGAAGAAAATCCCTTGACACTATCATGAGAGTTGTCTAG
- a CDS encoding DNA-directed RNA polymerase subunit N codes for MIVPVRCFTCGKVIGDKYYIFKERVEKGEDPEKVLDDLGLERYCCRRMLLSHVELIDEIMHYRVY; via the coding sequence TTGATAGTTCCCGTGAGATGTTTCACCTGTGGAAAGGTGATTGGAGATAAGTATTACATATTCAAAGAGCGTGTTGAAAAAGGAGAAGATCCAGAGAAAGTCCTTGATGACCTTGGACTTGAAAGATATTGCTGTAGAAGAATGCTCCTAAGTCATGTTGAACTCATAGATGAGATCATGCATTATAGGGTGTACTAA
- the treT gene encoding trehalose synthase — protein sequence MFEVTKFGGEGKRLEDYVEIIGEKALYELKEKAENLKDKSFVHVNSTSFGGGVAEILHNLVPLMRNVGLDTKWFVIEGTNEFFNVTKSFHNALQGNKDLKLTEEMKSLYIEINKRNAQEFDPSAFDYVLIHDPQPAPLIGFYEKKQPWIWRCHIDLSDPNMQFWKFLRGFVEKYDRYIFHMGEYVQEDLEKEKVVIMPPSIDPLSEKNKELTENEILKTLEKFDVDPDRPILTQVARFDPWKGVFDVIDVYRKVKEKIPDVQLLLVGVMAHDDPEGWIYFEKTLRKIGEDYDVKVLTNLTGVHAREVNVFQRASDIILQMSIREGFGLTITEAMWKEKPVIGRAVGGIRLQIVDGETGFLVKDINEAVEKSIYLLRHPEVAKTMGEKAKKRVKEHFIITKHLERYLDILNSF from the coding sequence ATGTTTGAAGTGACAAAATTTGGAGGAGAAGGAAAGAGGCTTGAAGACTATGTAGAAATAATAGGGGAAAAAGCTTTATATGAACTTAAAGAGAAGGCAGAAAATCTCAAAGACAAAAGCTTTGTTCATGTTAACTCCACTTCTTTTGGTGGAGGCGTTGCGGAAATTTTACATAACCTGGTTCCGTTAATGAGGAACGTTGGGCTTGATACAAAATGGTTTGTTATTGAGGGAACGAATGAGTTTTTTAATGTTACAAAGAGCTTTCATAATGCTCTTCAAGGAAACAAAGACCTCAAGCTAACTGAAGAAATGAAATCTTTGTACATAGAAATCAACAAAAGGAATGCTCAAGAGTTTGATCCTAGTGCTTTTGATTATGTCCTAATACACGACCCTCAACCAGCACCATTAATAGGGTTCTACGAGAAAAAACAGCCGTGGATATGGAGATGTCATATTGACCTAAGCGATCCCAATATGCAATTCTGGAAGTTTTTAAGAGGGTTTGTGGAAAAATACGATCGTTATATATTCCACATGGGAGAATATGTTCAGGAAGATCTAGAAAAGGAAAAAGTAGTCATAATGCCACCCTCAATTGATCCACTTAGTGAAAAGAACAAAGAGTTAACCGAAAATGAGATACTGAAAACTCTCGAAAAATTTGATGTGGATCCAGATAGGCCAATATTGACTCAAGTGGCTCGTTTTGACCCCTGGAAAGGCGTTTTTGATGTCATTGATGTCTATAGAAAAGTCAAAGAGAAAATACCTGATGTGCAACTTTTACTGGTTGGAGTGATGGCTCATGATGACCCAGAAGGATGGATATACTTTGAAAAGACTCTAAGAAAAATAGGAGAGGACTATGATGTCAAGGTACTCACGAATCTCACTGGAGTTCATGCAAGGGAAGTTAATGTTTTTCAACGGGCAAGTGATATAATCTTGCAGATGTCCATAAGGGAGGGATTTGGGTTAACAATTACAGAAGCTATGTGGAAGGAAAAGCCAGTGATTGGAAGAGCAGTTGGAGGAATAAGACTTCAAATAGTCGATGGTGAAACAGGGTTCCTTGTAAAAGATATCAATGAGGCCGTTGAAAAATCGATTTATCTTCTTAGGCATCCAGAAGTAGCAAAGACTATGGGAGAAAAGGCAAAGAAGAGGGTTAAAGAACACTTCATTATAACAAAACATCTTGAGAGGTACCTTGATATCCTAAACTCTTTTTAA
- a CDS encoding DNA-directed RNA polymerase subunit K: MFRYTRFEKARIIGARALQIAMGAPVLINIPEGASPLDAAIVEFEKGIIPITVIRPS, translated from the coding sequence ATGTTTAGATATACAAGATTTGAAAAGGCGAGGATTATAGGTGCAAGGGCGTTGCAGATAGCTATGGGCGCACCGGTGTTAATTAATATTCCAGAAGGAGCGAGCCCGTTGGATGCTGCAATAGTAGAGTTTGAAAAGGGGATAATCCCAATAACCGTTATAAGGCCTAGTTAG
- a CDS encoding ABC transporter ATP-binding protein — protein sequence MAEVKLIGVWKKFEDVVAVRDINLEVKDGEFVILLGPSGCGKTTTLRMISGLEEPTKGKIYIGEKLVVDPEKGVFIPPKDRDIAMVFQSYALYPHMTVYDNIAFPLKLRKVPKQEIDERVREVAEMLGLTELLKRKPRELSGGQRQRVALGRAIVRRPQVFLMDEPLSNLDAKLRVRMRAELKKLQRQLGVTTIYVTHDQVEAMTMGDKIAVMNNGALHQVGTPTDIYNKPANMFVAGFIGSPPMNFLEATVSEDGFVDFGAFRLKLLDDMFELLQEEGYVGKSVIFGIRPEDIYDALFAQVKVPGENMAKVFVDIIENLGGEKIVYLKADDLIFIAKFPPESLVKEGQEIDIVFDMKKIHIFDKTTQKVVL from the coding sequence ATGGCAGAGGTAAAACTCATTGGTGTATGGAAGAAGTTTGAAGACGTCGTAGCTGTTAGGGATATAAATCTAGAAGTTAAAGACGGGGAGTTTGTAATACTCCTAGGTCCAAGTGGTTGTGGTAAGACAACAACGCTTAGAATGATCTCAGGTCTTGAAGAACCTACTAAGGGAAAGATATACATTGGTGAAAAACTCGTGGTCGATCCAGAGAAAGGTGTTTTCATTCCACCTAAAGATAGGGATATTGCTATGGTTTTTCAGAGTTATGCTCTGTATCCTCATATGACTGTTTACGATAACATTGCCTTCCCATTAAAGCTGAGAAAGGTTCCTAAGCAGGAAATTGATGAACGTGTAAGAGAAGTTGCTGAAATGTTGGGATTAACAGAGTTGCTCAAAAGAAAACCAAGAGAACTCTCTGGTGGTCAGAGACAGAGAGTGGCGCTAGGAAGGGCTATTGTAAGAAGACCTCAGGTTTTTCTTATGGACGAGCCTCTTTCAAATCTTGATGCAAAGCTTAGGGTCAGGATGAGGGCAGAGTTAAAGAAATTGCAACGTCAACTTGGTGTCACCACTATTTACGTGACTCATGATCAAGTTGAGGCCATGACAATGGGAGATAAAATTGCTGTTATGAACAATGGTGCTCTGCATCAAGTGGGCACTCCAACTGATATTTATAATAAACCTGCAAATATGTTTGTTGCTGGATTTATAGGGTCTCCACCAATGAACTTTTTAGAGGCTACCGTAAGTGAGGATGGATTTGTAGATTTTGGAGCATTTAGACTCAAACTGTTAGACGATATGTTTGAGTTGCTTCAAGAGGAAGGCTATGTCGGTAAAAGCGTTATATTTGGCATAAGGCCCGAGGATATCTATGATGCGCTGTTTGCACAAGTGAAGGTTCCAGGAGAGAACATGGCCAAGGTTTTTGTAGACATTATAGAAAATTTAGGAGGAGAAAAGATTGTTTACTTAAAAGCTGATGATCTGATTTTTATTGCTAAATTCCCACCTGAATCTTTAGTCAAAGAGGGACAAGAGATCGATATTGTTTTTGACATGAAGAAGATTCACATATTTGATAAAACAACACAAAAGGTAGTACTTTAA
- a CDS encoding cysteine synthase family protein: MYFAKLEFFNPFSRSIKDRAVFNLLMKALDRKDINGTRILFEATSGNVGISMAAMANILGIEFRAYLPKPTPKSTQILLNVLGAELIKTEFETIDPAMIEFVKKEAEEAGAVNLNQFENDDNFEAHYKYTAREIEEQLKSIGKQADVIVAGVGTSGHIAGIAKYFKEHYNTKVVGVVPAKGEKIPGIKRLETRPKWFFQVDIDQVVEVTQKEAMEGSIKIARRDGLLIGLSSGAVVKALEKLRNEYSGTAVLIFPDDGFKYVEAFERYLRGG, translated from the coding sequence ATGTATTTTGCCAAGCTAGAGTTCTTTAATCCTTTCAGCAGAAGCATAAAAGACAGAGCAGTTTTCAATCTTCTCATGAAGGCTCTTGACCGTAAAGACATCAACGGAACAAGGATTCTTTTTGAGGCAACTTCAGGCAACGTTGGAATATCTATGGCAGCAATGGCAAACATCTTAGGAATTGAATTCAGGGCATATCTTCCTAAACCTACACCAAAGAGCACGCAAATCCTTCTAAATGTCCTCGGAGCAGAACTCATAAAGACTGAATTCGAGACAATTGATCCAGCGATGATAGAATTTGTTAAAAAGGAAGCAGAGGAGGCTGGAGCGGTGAATTTAAACCAATTTGAAAACGATGACAACTTTGAGGCGCACTATAAATATACAGCTAGAGAAATTGAAGAGCAACTTAAAAGTATAGGAAAGCAAGCTGATGTCATTGTGGCTGGAGTGGGAACGTCGGGCCATATAGCAGGAATTGCTAAATACTTTAAGGAACACTATAATACAAAAGTCGTTGGGGTGGTCCCAGCCAAGGGGGAGAAGATACCAGGAATAAAAAGACTTGAAACGAGGCCTAAATGGTTTTTCCAAGTGGATATAGATCAAGTGGTTGAAGTTACCCAAAAGGAGGCCATGGAAGGTTCAATAAAGATTGCAAGGAGAGATGGGTTGTTAATAGGACTGAGCTCTGGTGCAGTGGTCAAAGCTCTCGAAAAACTCCGCAATGAGTACAGTGGAACAGCAGTCTTGATTTTTCCCGACGATGGGTTTAAATATGTTGAGGCATTTGAGAGGTACTTGAGGGGGGGTTAA
- a CDS encoding carbohydrate ABC transporter permease, with translation MDMPKYKLRKYIVSTSIAWFLGLIWLIPFIGVLMASIRPYKEIVSGWWHFSPFTITLKNFVNAFNHPMFPISEGLKNSLIIAIPSTIIPLLVAALAAYAFARYSFPIKHYLFAFIVFLMALPQQMTIVPLYFLLRNLHLLNKFQGLILVHSAWGLAWIIFFMRNYFAMLPTDVEEAAKIDGASDFKIFYKIVLPMALPGLISAAILQFTWVWSDFFLALVFLQDSEKYVATQRLPLLRGQYFVDWGVLTAASILVLLVPLLVYTLFQRYYISGMIGWSTEK, from the coding sequence ATGGATATGCCAAAATACAAGCTCAGAAAATACATAGTTTCAACCAGTATTGCATGGTTTTTAGGGTTGATTTGGTTAATACCATTCATAGGAGTGTTAATGGCTTCAATAAGACCTTATAAGGAAATTGTGAGTGGATGGTGGCATTTCAGCCCATTTACTATAACGCTAAAGAATTTTGTTAATGCTTTTAATCATCCAATGTTTCCGATAAGTGAGGGTCTAAAAAATTCTCTGATAATAGCAATTCCATCGACAATTATACCTCTTTTAGTAGCTGCGTTAGCTGCATACGCTTTTGCAAGATACAGCTTTCCTATAAAACACTATCTTTTTGCTTTTATAGTTTTCTTAATGGCCTTACCTCAGCAAATGACTATAGTACCATTGTACTTCCTTCTTAGAAATCTCCATTTGTTAAACAAATTTCAGGGTTTAATACTTGTTCACTCAGCTTGGGGCTTGGCATGGATAATATTTTTCATGAGAAATTACTTTGCAATGCTTCCAACAGATGTTGAAGAAGCCGCGAAGATAGATGGGGCATCGGATTTTAAGATATTTTATAAAATAGTTCTTCCAATGGCACTACCAGGACTAATTTCGGCAGCAATACTCCAATTCACATGGGTTTGGAGTGACTTCTTCCTTGCTTTAGTCTTCTTACAGGATTCGGAAAAATACGTGGCTACACAAAGACTTCCGTTACTTAGGGGACAGTATTTTGTTGATTGGGGAGTGTTAACAGCCGCATCAATCTTGGTCTTACTCGTCCCATTGCTTGTGTATACACTTTTCCAAAGGTATTACATAAGTGGTATGATAGGATGGTCAACAGAAAAATGA